A genomic stretch from Neodiprion fabricii isolate iyNeoFabr1 chromosome 3, iyNeoFabr1.1, whole genome shotgun sequence includes:
- the LOC124177854 gene encoding coiled-coil domain-containing protein 86 encodes MTEVKENVIRMEDILGEKAKPDVSDPLKKVNKLEKHVEKLTIPKGKPKSGRVWKEQKTRFSSIIKTRGTRLSFEKKQKLRNDMKRIKELSRSVIAQRQAEREAKKQRRIDNLKRAEENRKKSEIVQVIKNTSKIKKMKKKNLRKLEKRDTTNM; translated from the exons ATGACTGAAGTCAAAGAAAACGTGATTCGTATGGAAGATATATTGGGTGAGAAGGCAAAACCAGATGTGAGTGATCCATTGAAGAAAGTAAACAAGCTGGAAAAACACGTGGAGAAGCTCACTATACCAAAAGGCAAACCAAAGTCTGGAAGAGTTTGGAAGGAACAAAAAACcag atTTTCATCGATAATTAAAACTCGTGGTACTCGTCTCTCCTTtgaaaagaagcaaaaattgAGGAATGACATGAAGCGTATTAAAGAATTATCACGATCGGTAATTGCGCAACGCCAAGCAGAAAGAGAGGCTAAAAAACAACGAAGGATTGATAACTTGAAGCGAGCTGAggaaaacagaaagaaaagtgaaattgtACAAGTT ataaaaaatacatcaaagataaagaagatgaagaaaaaaaacttaagGAAATTGGAGAAACGTGATACAACGAATATGTAA